From one Gossypium hirsutum isolate 1008001.06 chromosome D08, Gossypium_hirsutum_v2.1, whole genome shotgun sequence genomic stretch:
- the LOC107906872 gene encoding uncharacterized protein yields MVPYESLYGYKCRILVVFDRQKSYANLKMRDIEYSVGDFVFLKILRNVRPVPYQLELPPELDRIHDVFHFLMLMWYQSDPSHVVFVEEIEVRPDLTFEEESVQILD; encoded by the exons ATGGTACCTTACGAGTCTTTGTATGGTTATAAGTGTCGTATTCTG GTGGTttttgatagacagaagtcttatgcgaaTCTGAAAATGAGAGATATCGAGTACTCTGtaggggactttgtatttcttaag ATTCTGAGAAACGTGAGACCGGTtccttatcagttggagctacctccagagttggaccgtATCCATGACGTGTTTCACTTCTTGATGTTGATGTGGTATCAATCTGATCCATCTCACGTTGTCTTTGTTGAGGAGATTGAAGTTAGACCAGATTTGACGTTTGAGGAGGAGTCGGTTCAGATTTTGGATTGA
- the LOC121220347 gene encoding uncharacterized protein, protein MQASGPGSIQPQRAVQQPPRGRGPTRGGNGMSRGQRASCRGANQTEDRDALDVIMGTFFIFDAPYTALIDIGSTHSYVASYVSKNSGIIVECTSSEIYVLNLLGQSVWHQDYLFNVISTLVVKKLVRKGCEAYLAYVSVSVSRHSSVKDIRTVREFLDVFPEELSGLAPNRKVESNIELLSGTALVSIVPFRMAPKELTELKAHLQELLDHGFIRPRMSLCGAPRMDDLFDQFHRAAIFLKIDLRSG, encoded by the exons atgcaagcttcaggACCAGGTTCTATTCAGCCTCAGAGGGCAGtacagcagccacctaggggtcGTGGACcgactaggggtggtaatggtatgagTCGAGGACAGAGAGCATCGTGCAGAGGTGCTAATCAGACTGAG GACAGAGATGCCCTTGATGTGATCATGGGTACATTCTTTATTTTTGATGCTCCATATactgctttgatagacataggttctacacactcctatgtagctagttATGTTTCTAAGAACTCAGGGATTATTGTTGAGTGTACTTCTAGTGAGATCTATGTGCTGAATCTGTTAGGACAATCTGTTTGG CATCAAGATTACCTATTTAATGTGATCTCTACTCTAGTGGTTAAGAAATTGGTTCGGAAAGggtgtgaggcgtatttggcctACGTCAGTGTTTCAGTTTCTAGGCACTCTTCTGTAAAGGATATTAGAACAGTAAGAGAATTtctagatgtttttcctgaggagttatcGGGTTTAGCTCCGAATCGAAAAGTTGAGTCCAACATTGAGCTTCTATCGGGTACAGCTCTAGTGTCCATCGTTCCATTTcgtatggcaccgaaagagcttacagagcttaaggctcacCTTCAAGAGCTTCTAGATCATGGTTTCATCCGTCCTAGAATGTCCCTGTGTGGggcaccg AGGATggatgacctgtttgatcagtttcaTAGGGCGGCGATATTCTTGAAAAtagatcttcgttctggatag
- the LOC107918199 gene encoding protein SENESCENCE-ASSOCIATED GENE 21, mitochondrial, producing MARSFSNVKVFSTFVVDGISNAISRRGYAATSQGVASNGVKEAARNAAVLKKTGEDMATATKDKVNWVPDPVTGFYRPENTVNEICPAELRATLLKKN from the exons atggcTCGCTCTTTCTCGAACGTGAAGGTTTTCTCTACATTCGTTGTCGATGGAATATCTAACGCAATCTCAAG ACGGGGATACGCTGCAACATCACAAGGAGTAGCGTCAAACGGAGTAAAGGAAGCAGCAAGAAACGCTGCGGTGTTGAAGAAAACAGGGGAAGACATGGCAACAGCAACTAAAGACAAGGTTAACTGGGTTCCGGACCCTGTTACCGGATTCTATAGACCCGAAAACACTGTGAATGAGATCTGCCCCGCTGAACTCAGAGCCACGCTCTTGAAGAAGAACTAA
- the LOC107910106 gene encoding sucrose synthase 2 (The RefSeq protein has 3 substitutions compared to this genomic sequence), protein MANPKLGRSPSMRDRVEDTLSAHRNELVALLSRYVAQGKGILQPHTLIDELENVVGDDKAREKLSDGPFSEVLKSAQEAIILPPYVAIAIRPRPGVWEYVRVNVHELSVEQLDVSEYLRFKEALADVGEDNHFVLELDFEPFNASFPRPNRSSSIGNGVQFLNRHLSSNMFRNKDSLEPLLNFLRAHKYKGHALMLNDRIQSIPRLQAALAKAEDHLAKLSSDAPYSEFEYELQGMGFERGWGDTAAHVLETMHLLLDILQAPDPSILETFLGRVPMVFNVVILSPHGYFGQANVLGLPDTGGQVVYILDQVRALENEMLLRIKRQGLDITPRILIVTRLIPDAKGTSCNQRLERVSGTEHTHILRVPFRSEHGVLRKWISRFDVWPFLETYAEDVASEIAAELQGIPDFIIGNYSDGNLVASLSAYKMGVTQCTIAHALEKTKYPDSDIYWKKFDEKYHFSCQFTADLIAMNNADFIITSTYQEIAGTKNTVGQYESHTAFTLPGLYRVVHGIDVFDPKFNIVSPGADMCIYFPYSEKEKGLTALHGSIEELLFDPKQNDEHIGTLSDRSKPLIFSMARLDRVKNMTGLVELYAKNNKLRELANLVVVAGYIDVKKSKDREEIAEIEKMHDLMKEYKLDGQFRWIAAQTNRARNGELYRYIADSKGIFVQPAFYEAFGLTVVEAMTCGLPTFATLHGGPAEIIEHGISGFHIDPYHPDQTAELLATFFERCKEDPSHWTKISDGGLKRIYERYTWKIYSERLMTLAGVYGFWKYVSKLERRETRRYLEMFYILKFRELVKSVPLASDD, encoded by the exons ATGGCGAATCCTAAGCTCGGTCGAAGTCCTAGCATGAGGGACCGCGTGGAGGACACGCTTTCTGCTCATCGTAACGAGCTCGTTGCTCTTCTCTCCAG GTACGTGGCGCAGGGAAAAGGAATACTGCAACCGCATACTTTGATCGATGAACTGGAAAATGTTGTAGGCGACGACAAAGCTAGAGAGAAGCTAAGTGATGGTCCCTTTAGCGAAGTCCTTAAATCTGCACAG GAGGCCATAATTCTGCCTCCATACGTGGCTATAGCAATTCGCCCAAGACCTGGTGTTTGGGAATACGTACGAGTCAATGTTCACGAACTCAGCGTGGAGCAACTGGATGTGTCCGAATATCTTCGCTTCAAAGAAGCACTTGCAGATGTGGG GGAGGACAACCATTTTGTGCTTGAGCTTGATTTTGAGCCATTCAATGCATCCTTTCCTCGGCCCAACCGCTCTTCATCCATTGGCAATGGCGTTCAATTCCTCAACCGTCACCTGTCTTCAAACATGTTCCGTAACAAAGATTCTTTGGAGCCTTTACTTAATTTCCTGAGAGCCCACAAATATAAAGGGCAT GCATTGATGTTGAATGATCGGATACAGAGTATACCCCGACTTCAAGCTGCTCTGGCTAAGGCAGAAGATCATCTTGCTAAGCTTTCATCTGATGCACCATATTCTGAGTTTGAATACGA ATTACAAGGAATGGGTTTTGAGAGAGGATGGGGAGATACTGCAGCTCATGTTCTGGAGACGATGCATCTTCTCTTGGACATCCTTCAGGCTCCTGATCCCTCTATATTAGAGACATTCCTTGGGAGAGTGCCTATGGTGTTTAATGTTGTCATTCTGTCTCCACATGGATACTTTGGGCAAGCAAATGTATTAGGTTTGCCCGACACTGGTGGTCAG GTTGTTTATATACTGGACCAAGTGCGAGCCTTAGAGAATGAAATGCTTCTAAGGATAAAGAGGCAAGGACTTGATATTACTCCCAGAATTCTTATT GTGACCAGGTTAATACCTGATGCGAAGGGAACTAATTGCAATCAGCGGCTGGAAAGAGTCAGTGGGACAGAGCATACTCATATTCTGCGAGTTCCTTTTAGGTCAGAACATGGAGTTCTTCGTAAATGGATATCAAGGTTTGATGTATGGCCTTTTCTGGAGACTTATGCGGAG GACGTAGCAAGTGAAATTGCAGCAGAGTTGCAGGGTATTCCAGATTTTATTATAGGAAACTACAGTGACGGAAACCTGGTTGCATCTTTGTTGGCTTACAAAATGGGTGTCACACAG TGTACCATTGCCCATGCTTTGGAGAAAACAAAATATCCAGATTCAGATATATATTGGAAAAAGTTTGACGAGAAATATCACTTCTCTTGTCAGTTCACTGCTGACTTAATAGCCATGAATAATGCTGATTTTATTATCACCAGCACATACCAAGAGATTGCAGGAAC GAAGAATACTGTTGGTCAGTATGAGAGCCATACTGCTTTTACTCTTCCAGGGCTGTATCGAGTGGTTCATGGCATTGATGTTTTTGATCCGAAGTTCAATATTGTATCTCCCGGGGCAGATATGTGCATTTATTTTCCATACTCTGAAAAGGAAAAGAGACTGACGGCACTGCATGGCTCAATAGAAGAATTGTTGTTTGATCCTAAGCAGAATGATGAACACAT TGGTACTTTGAGTGATCGGTCAAAGCCCTTAATCTTTTCCATGGCAAGGCTGGATCGAGTTAAAAACATGACTGGATTGGTAGAGTTGTATGCTAAGAATAACAAGCTGAGGGAATTAGCAAACCTCGTTGTTGTTGCTGGTTACATTGATGTAAAGAAGTCCAAAGACAGAGAAGAGAtagcagaaattgaaaagatgcaTGACCTTATGAAAGAGTATAAATTAGATGGTCAATTTCGTTGGATAGCAGCCCAAACAAATCGAGCACGCAATGGTGAGCTCTATCGCTATATAGCTGACTCAAAGGGTATATTTGTTCAG CCTGCATTCTACGAAGCCTTTGGACTTACGGTGGTGGAAGCCATGACATGTGGCCTTCCTACGTTTGCCACATTGCATGGTGGTCCTGCAGAGATTATCGAACATGGTATATCAGGGTTCCATATTGATCCATACCACCCTGACCAGACCGCTGAACTCCTGGCAACTTTCTTTGAACGTTGCAAGGAGGACCCAAGCCACTGGACTAAAATATCTGATGGAGGGCTTAAGAGGATTTATGAAAG GTATACATGGAAAATTTATTCTGAAAGGCTGATGACATTGGCTGGAGTATATGGTTTCTGGAAGTACGTTTCAAAACTCGAGAGACGTGAGACCCGAAGATATCTTGAAATGTTCTACATCCTCAAGTTCCGTGAATTG GTAAAATCTGTTCCCTTGGCCAGTGATGATTAA